The region ATTTCAATAAATATTTGAACGATAAAAAAATATGCCCAATTCCAACTGGCTATTTAATCTCACTCGATAAAATAAAAATGTATGATTTTTTACCACAAATCGAATTCCTAAAGGCAAATGCGTCTGCTTTGCATGAATATCTTGGAATAATAAAGATGAGAATTTTTGAAAATTCACCATAAATCTACAAAATTAGGAGGATTTACCAGTATGTACAAAAAAGGTGACCTTACAAAATTATTTAATGCTTTCGAAAATATCAAATTATCTCCTCAGAATACTGCAATAATTTGTGTCGACTGTCAAAATGGATTTACTGAAAGATGTCCTAATGAACTCCCTGTCGAGGGTACTAATGAACTGTGGATTAAGGAAATAAACGAATTTTTACATATTGCAAAAAGTAAAGGTTATAAAATATTTGCAAGTATAGACGATCATCCGGAAAACCATATCTCTTTTAAAATATGGCCACCACATTGCGTACAAGGAAGCTATGGTCATGATTTATTCATATCTACTTACGATATAATCATTAGAAAAGGCTTTAATCATGATGCTGACAGTTATTCAGCCTTTTATTCAGATATTGATAATAAAATTGAATCAGAATTAGATTCATTATTAAAGAAGGATGGGATTAAGAACTTGATTGTTTTAGGACTAGCTGGAGATGTATGTGTTATTTCAACCATACAGGATGCTATAAAGAGGGAATACAGAGTCTTTCCTATTGAAAGATATATTAAATCAGTTAATAAAAAAGGAATTCGAGAAATTATAGTGGATAAATTCGGGAAAGTAATCTAATGAAAAAAGGGGCTATTTCACAGCCCCTTCTTTTTTTGGTCGGAGCGACTGGATTTGAACCAGCGACCTTCAACACCCCATGCTGACGCGCTACCAACTGCGCTACGCTCCGTTTGTCCACAAAAATTATACCACATATTTATATTTACGTCAAATTTTTATAGTAAACTTGAATTTCGAGGTGAGAATTATGGAAGATAAATTAATTCTAGCTCCTATGGCTGATTATACAGATTACCCATTTAGAGAAACATGCAGAAAATTTGGTGCCAAATATACTTTCACTGAGATGATTTCAGTTGATTCCATTGTAATGAATAATCAAAAGATTCACTTAATGCTTCCTCAAAAAGGTGAAAAAAACATAGGAATTCAACTTTTTGGTAATGATCCTATAAAATTTATGGAAGCTGCAAAAATAGTTGAGAATCTAGCAAGTTGGATAGACATAAACGCTGCTTGTCCCGTTAATAAAGTTATAAAAAAAGGTGCTGGCGCTGCTTTGCTTGATACACCAGAGTTATTAGCCGAAATTATTTATTCACTTAAAAATTCAGTAAATGTACCTGTGGGTGTAAAAATGAGATTGGGATTCAATAAAATAAATATCGAAGAAAATGCAACCTTAGCAGAATCTGCTGGTGCAGATTATATTATAATTCATGGGCGAACAAGGAATCAATTCTATTCAGGCAAAACGGATAAATCTATCTTCAAAAAAATTAAAAAGATTGTTAAAATACCAGTTGGAGCTAGTGGAGATGTGTTTACTCTAAAAGATTATGAAGAATATATTAATAATTATTGTGCAGACTTTGTTTTAGTAGCTAGAGGTGCAATAGGTAACCCTTGGATTTTTTTGAAAAGAAATTATATACCTTCTCTTGAAGAACGAATTAAGACTTGTTTAGAACATTTACAACTTTCTATTGAATTTTACAAAAATGAAGTTTATGCTGTAAAAAAATTCAGAAAAATATTGATAAAATACTTTACGGGAATAGCAGGAGTAACAGAAATAAAAAGAAAGATCTTTACCACAATCTCTTACAAAGAGGTAGAAGATCTTTTATATACCAACCTTCTCAACATAAATATTTCTTTAAGCTCTTTCATCAAAAAGAATTCCTTCTAGTTCGTTCAAAGCCCTAGCAAGTTTTAGGGATACTTCAGGAGGAATTTGCCTAATGATCCTTTCGGTTTCACGTTCAATTATTTTAATAATCAAAATGTCTAAATCTCTATCAATTTCAAAATGCGCCTCACCTTTAAAAATTTGTGACAATTTTTCTAATCTTTGTTCTATAATTTTTGAAATTTGATCTAATTCTTCTGAAGAAACTGTTGCTTCTCTAGTTTGTTCGTCCAAATTTTCAACCATCGGATCTTTCGGATAACCTAATAATAGGTCCCTGTTTTTATTAATAATAAAATCTATGTTTTCATTTTTTAAATTAAAACTTCCCCCTACGTTTGGAATTTCCATAGCCATCTCCCCTCCAACTATGAAGATATCAAATCTATAATTTTTATCGACTATATTTTAATAAACTTTAATATTTATTATTTAATCAAATGATAAACATAGCATCTCCAAAAGAAAAAAAACGATATCTTTTTTCAATCGCAACTTTATAAGCGTTCATTATATAATCATAACCTGCAAAAGCTGAAACTAAAAAAAGTAAAGAAGATTTTGGTAAATGAAAATTTGTTATCAATGAATCAACAATTCTAAATTCAAAAGGAGGATAAATATACAGTTTTGTTTTACCAACTAACTTATCAGGTTCTAAAGCTATAGATTCTAGAGTCCTTACTACTGTAGTTCCTACAGCAATAACTTTCTTTCCTTTAGCCTTTGTTCTAGCAATTTTCTCTAATACATCTTTGGAAACGCTATAATATTCTTCATGTATATTATATTGCCTTATATCGTTTTCTTTTACTGGCCTGAAAGTTCCCAAACCTACATGTAAAGTAATTTCTGCTATATTTACTCCATTTTTTCCTTGCAATTCTTCTAATAAATCTTGAGTAAAATGTAATCCGGCTGTCGGTGCAGCTACAGCACCTTCATATTTTGCGTACTCGGTTTGATATTGATTTGGATCATCTAAATGTTTTTTTATGTATGGAGGTAATGGAATCTGACCGATTTTATAAATTTTAGAATAGAAATTAGAATCTTTAAATTCTAAAATCCTTGTTCCATCTTCTAGATGTTCTAATACTTCACATACTATATTGTCTGGAAATAGAAGTATATTCCCTTTCTTGATTTTAGAACCAGGTTTTACAAGGGCTTTCCATATGTTTTGACTACCATTTCTTTCTAACAAAAGAACCTCTACATTAGCTCCAGTTTCTTTTTTACCTAATAATCTTGCTGGTATAACTTTTGTATTATTTATTACCAAAAGATCTCCAGGTTGCAAATAATTTTTAATATCTTTAAATATTTTGTGGTCTATGCTTCTTTTTGCTCTATCTAAAACCATTAACCTACACATATCCCTTGGTTCAACTGGTTCCTGAGCAATTAATTCTTCAGGTAATTGATAATCATATTTCTCTAGATTGAAAATATTTTCACTCATCTATAAACCTCCGCAAATCTAATAGTTTATTTTCATCGAACTCATATTCTTCAAATTTATCATCAGAAATCATGTAATAATCTAATTTATTACTTAAGTAAACAATTAGTTTATCAGCTGGTGACTCAAAATAAACGCGCTTTTTTTGAGATAATTTGCTTAATACATCTCGATCTTCTTGATCTCTCAAAATATATTCAATATTTCTATCAAAAACTATGAAACAGGGAAAAAATGTTGTATCAACCGTATATAAATTGTCTAACAAATTTAATAAAATATCTATCTTATTTATGTTATTATGCCTTATAACATTGCTTCCATCAACAACAACACCTTTTGTTTTTTTTGAGTTCAAAAGTTTATAGTGATAAAATGAAATGTTTTTTAATTGAATCTCAATTAATTGTTTTTCATAAGGGCTTAAGGCTTGAACAATATCAAATATATTATTGAAAAGTGAAATAGAAGTCTCTAAAGGATCTATACTCAAAATTTCATCTAATAAATTTTGTACAAAGGGTGTTTTTGTATCTAAAGGTATATAAGTCATCAAAGAATATAAATCAATATAATCTCTAAAATTTAATCTTTTTAAAATTACTTTTGGGTCATAAAATTCAACCCCATATTTATTCAGTTTTTTATTATACCCTCCTGGAGGATACTTTTTTGGAAACATTAAAAACTTTAAGTTATCAGTAGTTTCTTCATCTAATTTGTAATATTTTCTAAGATCATCAAACCTATTATCTTTAGGTTTCTCTAAAATATGCAGAACTAGAAATTGAAAGTCATTTATATGTTTTCTTGAAATTTTCATTTCTGCATCATTTCCCAACACTCTATATATCCAAAACATTTTTCTTTCATTTAATTCACGTGGAGTTAAAATAATTTTGTTTGCTTTTTCGATTAATTTTCTCGTTTTCAAACTATGTTTTTTATAATCGCTTTCAGAAATTACATTAATTATTCTTTGCAACGACACTGCTAAACCACCCTAAATTTTTTAGTTATTTCTTGCTCAAACAACTGGTACCGTGGTCCTTTTCCCTCAATAGTTATATCACGAAAATTAATATCTTCATTATATGACAAATATATATTTAAACTTTCATCAGGAGTTAAATAACCTAACTTATCTGCCCATTCTATTATATATACTCCTGTGAGGTCAGAAAAAATGTCTAAATATTCAATCTCGCTTACATCATTAAGTCTGTAAAGATCTATGTGATAGACAGTTGGTTTAGTATCATATACTTTTATTAAAGAAAAAGTAGGACTAGTAACTACAATCTCTTTATTAGCTAAACCATTTATTATTAATGATGCAATAGTAGTTTTTCCAGTGCCTAAATCTCCAAAGAGCAATATTTTAGCACCAGGAAATAAATTTTCAGATATGAACTTTCCCATTTTAGTTAACTCTTCAAGACTAACTTTCTGATAATAAACTATACTCAATTCTCCTCTCTTTCATATTATCGGAAACCAATATTTTGAGATATTCTCTTTTTTGATTAACCATTTTTACGGAAGGATTTATAAAAATATATATCATATCTACTCGCTTTGGATTTCTCCTGCTTTTACCAAAGCAAATTTGGCTAGTGGAGGACCTATCAGTTCATAAATAATTACTGCTGCCAAAATAACGGTTCTTATCTCATCTCCATAAGGAGCTGGTAAAATTCTTTGAGCAACCATTGATAATCCTATTGCAACCCCAGCTTGGGGCAAAAGCGCAAAACCTAAATAATTTCTTACTGTTTTTGGACTTTTAGCTGCAGCTGCACCCAAATATCCTCCCAACATTTTTCCTACTGCTCTAAGTACTACATATGCAATTCCAATTAATCCAACTGATTTTAAAATTGATAAATTTAGCTCAACTCCTGATATTGTGAAAAACAGTACTAATAAAGGAGGAGTAAAATGTTCGATAACAGTAAA is a window of Defluviitoga tunisiensis DNA encoding:
- a CDS encoding isochorismatase family protein, with protein sequence MYKKGDLTKLFNAFENIKLSPQNTAIICVDCQNGFTERCPNELPVEGTNELWIKEINEFLHIAKSKGYKIFASIDDHPENHISFKIWPPHCVQGSYGHDLFISTYDIIIRKGFNHDADSYSAFYSDIDNKIESELDSLLKKDGIKNLIVLGLAGDVCVISTIQDAIKREYRVFPIERYIKSVNKKGIREIIVDKFGKVI
- a CDS encoding tRNA dihydrouridine synthase; the protein is MEDKLILAPMADYTDYPFRETCRKFGAKYTFTEMISVDSIVMNNQKIHLMLPQKGEKNIGIQLFGNDPIKFMEAAKIVENLASWIDINAACPVNKVIKKGAGAALLDTPELLAEIIYSLKNSVNVPVGVKMRLGFNKINIEENATLAESAGADYIIIHGRTRNQFYSGKTDKSIFKKIKKIVKIPVGASGDVFTLKDYEEYINNYCADFVLVARGAIGNPWIFLKRNYIPSLEERIKTCLEHLQLSIEFYKNEVYAVKKFRKILIKYFTGIAGVTEIKRKIFTTISYKEVEDLLYTNLLNINISLSSFIKKNSF
- a CDS encoding flagellar protein FlaG, which encodes MEIPNVGGSFNLKNENIDFIINKNRDLLLGYPKDPMVENLDEQTREATVSSEELDQISKIIEQRLEKLSQIFKGEAHFEIDRDLDILIIKIIERETERIIRQIPPEVSLKLARALNELEGILFDERA
- the queA gene encoding tRNA preQ1(34) S-adenosylmethionine ribosyltransferase-isomerase QueA — translated: MSENIFNLEKYDYQLPEELIAQEPVEPRDMCRLMVLDRAKRSIDHKIFKDIKNYLQPGDLLVINNTKVIPARLLGKKETGANVEVLLLERNGSQNIWKALVKPGSKIKKGNILLFPDNIVCEVLEHLEDGTRILEFKDSNFYSKIYKIGQIPLPPYIKKHLDDPNQYQTEYAKYEGAVAAPTAGLHFTQDLLEELQGKNGVNIAEITLHVGLGTFRPVKENDIRQYNIHEEYYSVSKDVLEKIARTKAKGKKVIAVGTTVVRTLESIALEPDKLVGKTKLYIYPPFEFRIVDSLITNFHLPKSSLLFLVSAFAGYDYIMNAYKVAIEKRYRFFSFGDAMFII
- the tsaE gene encoding tRNA (adenosine(37)-N6)-threonylcarbamoyltransferase complex ATPase subunit type 1 TsaE, translated to MSIVYYQKVSLEELTKMGKFISENLFPGAKILLFGDLGTGKTTIASLIINGLANKEIVVTSPTFSLIKVYDTKPTVYHIDLYRLNDVSEIEYLDIFSDLTGVYIIEWADKLGYLTPDESLNIYLSYNEDINFRDITIEGKGPRYQLFEQEITKKFRVV